In one Erythrobacteraceae bacterium WH01K genomic region, the following are encoded:
- a CDS encoding phytoene desaturase: MSSEGKTACVIGSGFGGMALAIRLQSAGIQTTVIEARDKPGGRAYYWEKDGFTFDGGPTVVTDPDCLTQLWELTGHDMARDVELMKVSPFYRLNWPDGTNFNYSNDHEELFAEIAKLNPADVEGYKRFLEYSAGVYEEGYVKLGTVPFLDFKSMMKAAPALAQKQAYRSVYSMVSSFVESEKLREALSFHTLLVGGNPMKTSSIYALIHKLEMEGGVWWTRGGTNRLIAGMVRHFERLGGRMIVGDAVVQVHEENNRATEVETASGFRERFDAVASNADIMHSYRDLLGRSQRGWRMGKRLKRKKFSPGLFVVHFGLEGTWPGIAHHQILFGPRYKGLLDDIYDHGVLPQDFSIYLHHPTVTDPGMAPPGKSTFYALVPVAHMGKLKVDWDTVGPQLEKRILDEIGRRLIPDIHDRIVTKFSYAPKDFAHDLNAHLGSAFSLEPLLTQSAWFRGHNRDDVIRNFYLVGAGTHPGAGIPGVVGSAKATAGLMIEDLLESVPA, translated from the coding sequence ATGAGCTCAGAAGGCAAGACTGCCTGCGTCATCGGTTCCGGTTTCGGCGGCATGGCGCTCGCCATCCGCCTGCAGAGCGCCGGCATCCAGACGACCGTGATCGAGGCGCGCGACAAGCCCGGCGGCCGCGCCTATTACTGGGAGAAAGACGGCTTCACCTTCGATGGCGGGCCGACCGTCGTCACCGATCCCGACTGCTTGACCCAATTGTGGGAACTGACCGGCCACGACATGGCCCGCGACGTGGAACTGATGAAGGTGTCGCCCTTCTACCGTCTCAACTGGCCCGACGGCACGAATTTCAACTACTCGAACGACCACGAGGAACTGTTCGCCGAGATCGCCAAGCTGAACCCGGCCGACGTTGAAGGGTACAAGCGCTTCCTCGAATACAGCGCGGGCGTGTACGAAGAAGGCTATGTGAAGCTGGGCACGGTGCCGTTCCTCGATTTCAAGTCAATGATGAAGGCCGCGCCCGCGCTGGCGCAGAAACAGGCCTATCGCAGCGTCTATTCGATGGTCAGCAGCTTCGTGGAAAGCGAGAAACTGCGCGAGGCGCTGAGCTTCCACACCCTGCTCGTCGGTGGCAATCCGATGAAGACCAGCAGCATCTACGCGCTGATCCACAAGCTGGAGATGGAAGGCGGCGTGTGGTGGACCAGAGGCGGAACCAACCGCCTGATTGCCGGCATGGTCCGCCATTTCGAACGCCTCGGCGGGCGCATGATCGTGGGCGATGCAGTGGTGCAGGTGCACGAGGAAAACAACCGGGCGACCGAGGTCGAGACGGCCAGCGGCTTTCGCGAGCGGTTCGACGCGGTCGCCAGCAATGCCGACATCATGCATTCCTACCGCGACCTGCTGGGCCGCAGCCAGCGCGGCTGGCGCATGGGCAAGCGGCTGAAACGCAAGAAATTCTCGCCCGGCCTGTTCGTCGTCCATTTCGGGCTGGAGGGCACATGGCCCGGCATCGCCCATCACCAGATCCTGTTCGGACCGCGCTACAAGGGGCTGCTCGACGACATCTACGACCACGGCGTGCTGCCGCAGGACTTCAGCATCTACCTGCATCACCCGACCGTGACCGATCCCGGCATGGCGCCGCCGGGCAAAAGCACGTTCTATGCGCTGGTCCCCGTGGCCCACATGGGCAAGCTGAAGGTGGACTGGGACACGGTCGGCCCGCAGCTGGAAAAGCGCATCCTGGACGAGATCGGTCGCCGCCTGATCCCCGACATTCACGACCGCATCGTGACCAAGTTCAGCTACGCGCCGAAGGATTTCGCGCATGACCTGAACGCGCATCTGGGCAGCGCCTTCAGCCTGGAGCCGCTGCTGACGCAAAGCGCCTGGTTCCGCGGCCACAACCGCGACGACGTGATCCGCAACTTCTACTTGGTCGGCGCGGGCACGCATCCGGGCGCCGGCATCCCCGGCGTCGTCGGCAGCGCCAAGGCGACGGCCGGCCTGATGATCGAAGATCTTCTGGAAAGCGTCCCGGCATGA
- a CDS encoding TIGR00730 family Rossman fold protein encodes MRRLAVYCGSATPDDPRYMELARNVGAGLAERGIGVVYGGGRLGLMGAVAGGALDAGGEVIGVIPEALAGSEVANRDCTELYTVGGMHERKQRFTDLSDGFVTIPGGVGTMDELWEAMSWAQLGYHTKPVGLLNAFGFYDDLIAFNRRMAEVGFVRPAHQGILIARETLPQLLDAMADYEPHTPIFRMKADDL; translated from the coding sequence ATGCGGCGCCTCGCCGTCTATTGCGGTTCCGCCACGCCGGACGACCCGCGTTACATGGAACTGGCCCGCAATGTCGGCGCAGGCCTGGCGGAGCGCGGCATCGGCGTCGTCTATGGCGGCGGCAGGCTCGGCCTCATGGGCGCGGTCGCCGGCGGCGCGCTGGACGCGGGCGGCGAGGTCATCGGCGTCATTCCCGAAGCGCTGGCGGGCAGCGAAGTCGCCAATCGCGATTGCACCGAGCTTTATACGGTCGGCGGCATGCACGAGCGCAAGCAGCGCTTCACCGATCTGAGCGACGGGTTCGTGACCATTCCCGGCGGCGTCGGCACAATGGACGAATTGTGGGAAGCGATGAGCTGGGCACAGCTCGGCTATCATACAAAACCGGTCGGCCTGCTCAATGCCTTCGGCTTCTACGACGACCTGATCGCGTTCAACCGGCGCATGGCGGAGGTCGGTTTCGTGCGGCCCGCGCACCAGGGTATACTGATTGCTAGGGAAACCCTGCCACAGCTACTGGACGCAATGGCCGATTATGAGCCACATACGCCGATATTCCGCATGAAAGCCGACGATCTTTGA
- a CDS encoding acetyl/propionyl/methylcrotonyl-CoA carboxylase subunit alpha: MIAKLLIANRGEIACRIIRTARAMGIATVAVYSDADAKALHVRQADEAVHIGPSPAAESYLVGEKIIAAAKETGAEAIHPGYGFLSENAGFAQAVIDAGLIWVGPKPSSIEAMGLKDAAKKLMREAGVPVTPGYEGEDQSVERLKKEADAIGYPVLIKAVAGGGGKGMRKVDSAADFEASLESCRREAKASFSNDEVLLEKWITSPRHIEVQVFGDAHGNVVHLFERDCSLQRRHQKVIEEAPAPGMDEATREEICAAAVRAAKAVDYEGAGTIEFIADASEGLRADRIFFMEMNTRLQVEHPVTEEITGVDLVEWQLRVASGEAIPLKQEELSINGHAIEARLYAEDPAKGFLPSTGTLDVFRFDDLQGSAEIRLDTGVEESAAISPFYDPMIAKVIAHEALPDGHSRNGAIGKLRSALGSLLRVHGVKTNAAFLYRLLDAEAFREARMTTGTIAELGDALVEPGRPTDANIASAVSMLVNPVRQPLSRNDARFGAPPPFAMPVLAKGFRLNARPKEHTTAYLDGAAIEAPMLDGWMVANASMDMVGDGVLLTEGGAVHRLSLRPDTGTAASAADGAILAPMPGKVIAVDVAEGDAVTAGQRLMVLEAMKMEHALTAPFDGTVTGLSAATGGQVQVEAVLAIVEPDEE; encoded by the coding sequence ATGATTGCAAAACTCCTGATCGCCAACCGCGGCGAGATCGCCTGCCGCATCATCCGCACCGCGCGCGCCATGGGGATCGCCACGGTCGCTGTCTATTCCGATGCCGACGCCAAGGCGCTGCACGTGCGCCAGGCCGACGAGGCGGTGCATATCGGCCCCTCCCCCGCCGCCGAGAGCTATCTTGTCGGAGAGAAGATCATCGCGGCGGCGAAGGAGACGGGCGCCGAAGCGATCCATCCGGGCTACGGCTTCCTGTCGGAGAATGCGGGCTTCGCGCAGGCCGTGATCGATGCAGGGCTGATCTGGGTCGGCCCCAAGCCCTCCAGCATCGAGGCGATGGGCCTGAAGGATGCCGCCAAGAAGCTGATGCGCGAGGCGGGCGTGCCGGTGACGCCGGGCTACGAGGGCGAGGACCAGTCCGTCGAGCGCCTGAAGAAAGAGGCCGACGCCATCGGCTATCCAGTGCTGATCAAGGCCGTCGCGGGCGGCGGCGGCAAGGGGATGCGCAAGGTAGATAGCGCGGCGGATTTCGAAGCGAGCCTCGAAAGCTGCCGGCGCGAGGCCAAGGCCAGCTTCTCCAACGACGAGGTGCTGCTGGAAAAGTGGATCACCTCGCCCCGCCATATCGAGGTGCAGGTCTTCGGCGATGCCCATGGCAATGTCGTCCACCTGTTCGAACGCGACTGCTCGCTCCAGCGCCGCCACCAGAAAGTGATCGAGGAAGCCCCTGCCCCCGGCATGGATGAGGCCACGCGTGAAGAAATCTGCGCAGCCGCCGTGCGCGCCGCCAAGGCAGTCGATTACGAGGGCGCAGGCACGATCGAGTTCATCGCCGACGCCAGCGAAGGCCTGCGCGCCGACCGCATCTTCTTCATGGAAATGAACACCCGCCTTCAGGTCGAGCATCCGGTAACCGAGGAAATCACTGGCGTGGACTTGGTCGAATGGCAGCTGCGCGTGGCGAGTGGGGAGGCTATTCCTCTGAAGCAAGAAGAGTTGTCGATCAACGGTCACGCCATCGAAGCGCGGCTTTATGCCGAGGATCCGGCAAAGGGGTTCTTGCCGAGCACAGGTACGCTCGATGTCTTCCGCTTCGATGACTTGCAGGGATCGGCCGAGATCCGGCTCGATACCGGCGTGGAGGAAAGCGCTGCAATCTCTCCATTTTACGACCCGATGATCGCCAAGGTCATCGCCCATGAAGCACTGCCCGATGGCCATTCGCGTAACGGTGCGATCGGAAAGCTGCGCAGCGCGCTTGGCAGCCTGTTGCGGGTCCATGGGGTAAAAACCAACGCGGCGTTTCTCTACCGCCTGCTCGATGCCGAGGCTTTTCGCGAGGCGCGCATGACCACAGGCACGATCGCCGAGCTCGGCGATGCTCTCGTAGAACCGGGACGACCGACCGACGCCAATATCGCTTCGGCTGTCTCGATGCTGGTCAATCCGGTGCGACAGCCTTTGTCGCGCAATGACGCGCGGTTCGGCGCGCCACCGCCGTTCGCCATGCCTGTCCTCGCCAAGGGTTTCCGACTCAACGCGCGGCCAAAAGAGCACACCACCGCCTATCTTGATGGTGCGGCGATCGAGGCTCCGATGCTCGATGGCTGGATGGTCGCCAATGCCAGTATGGATATGGTCGGCGACGGAGTGCTTCTGACCGAGGGCGGTGCAGTCCACCGCCTGTCCTTGCGACCCGATACCGGCACCGCCGCCTCCGCAGCCGACGGCGCGATCCTCGCGCCGATGCCGGGCAAGGTCATCGCGGTCGATGTGGCGGAGGGCGATGCGGTTACCGCGGGCCAGCGGCTGATGGTGCTCGAGGCGATGAAGATGGAACACGCGCTCACCGCGCCCTTCGACGGGACCGTGACTGGGCTTTCCGCTGCGACAGGCGGTCAAGTGCAAGTCGAGGCGGTCCTCGCAATCGTGGAGCCAGACGAAGAATGA
- a CDS encoding MipA/OmpV family protein: protein MTIRNAAFLASAAILAASTPAAAQDAGPETGPAGPPLPSETVFDGDFLSIGVGAGFGPSYTGSDDYVVFPLPIVQASYKGIDINPRPAGLAIDFIPDADEGVSFDLGVAGRLRSDRADQIEDETVELYGELDRAVEVGPTAGISVPGVLNRFDSVTVSVDALFDVAGAHGGMTVSPSVTYFTPLSRGVAASIGASATFVDDDYADYYFSVPQAATIGPDPRLLPAFDAEGGLQSIGVNALVAVDLNGDITDGGLSLVAIGGYSRLMGDAKDTPFTSVVGSADQFLVGAGIGYTF, encoded by the coding sequence ATGACCATCCGTAACGCGGCATTTCTTGCCAGCGCAGCCATCCTTGCAGCCTCCACCCCTGCAGCCGCGCAGGACGCCGGGCCGGAAACGGGACCCGCAGGGCCGCCGCTGCCTTCCGAAACGGTGTTCGACGGCGATTTCCTCAGCATCGGGGTCGGGGCGGGCTTCGGTCCCAGCTATACCGGGTCCGACGATTACGTCGTTTTCCCGCTGCCCATCGTGCAAGCCAGTTACAAGGGGATAGACATCAATCCGCGCCCGGCGGGGCTTGCCATCGACTTCATTCCCGATGCGGATGAAGGCGTCTCGTTCGACCTCGGCGTGGCAGGGCGGCTGCGCAGCGACCGTGCCGACCAGATCGAGGACGAGACGGTGGAACTCTATGGCGAGCTGGACCGCGCGGTCGAGGTCGGCCCCACGGCCGGTATCAGCGTGCCCGGCGTGCTCAACCGGTTCGACAGCGTGACGGTCAGCGTCGATGCGCTGTTCGACGTGGCGGGCGCGCATGGCGGCATGACCGTCAGCCCGTCTGTCACCTATTTCACCCCGCTGAGCCGGGGCGTGGCGGCGTCCATCGGGGCGAGCGCGACTTTCGTCGACGACGATTACGCCGACTATTACTTCTCGGTCCCGCAGGCCGCGACGATCGGGCCCGACCCGCGCCTGCTTCCCGCATTCGATGCCGAGGGCGGCCTGCAGAGCATCGGTGTGAACGCGCTGGTGGCGGTCGACCTCAATGGCGACATCACCGATGGCGGGCTGAGCCTCGTGGCGATCGGCGGTTATTCGCGCCTGATGGGCGATGCGAAGGATACGCCCTTTACCAGCGTGGTCGGCAGTGCGGACCAGTTCCTGGTGGGCGCAGGGATCGGCTACACCTTCTGA
- the crtY gene encoding lycopene beta-cyclase CrtY, which produces MTDRRVDIAIAGGGLAGGLIALALRRARPELSVALIERGDAMGGNHRWSWFASDLPDGGEALLAPFRKTAWQGYDVRFPAHERTLAAHYRSLSSEDFDAALRRELAQDTLLPGREIANLDARGITLADGSRVDARAVIDCRGFLPHDSLRGGWQVFMGRHLRTDAPHGLERPVIMDAAVDQLSSGGAGGGADGGAYRFVYVLPLGVDELFVEDTYYDDSPVLDRRALSSRIDAYCRENGWQGEILGGETGVLPVITGGSIAEYQQAHGTPGVAKAGAAGLMVHPLTSYTLPHAVETALLVANNADLPGDQLAALLDAQARRVWKRTGFYRLLGQMLFGAARPAHRYRVFERFYRLPEPLIERFYAARSTFADRLRILSGRPPVPVIRAIGALLSSRDPLTAPQQQKDPSP; this is translated from the coding sequence ATGACGGATCGCAGGGTCGATATTGCCATCGCAGGCGGCGGATTGGCCGGGGGGCTCATTGCCCTCGCGCTGCGCCGTGCCCGGCCCGAACTATCGGTCGCGCTGATCGAACGCGGCGACGCCATGGGCGGCAATCACCGGTGGAGCTGGTTCGCAAGCGACCTGCCGGATGGGGGCGAGGCCTTGCTGGCCCCTTTCCGCAAGACGGCATGGCAGGGCTACGATGTCCGCTTTCCCGCGCATGAGCGGACGCTGGCCGCGCATTACCGCTCGCTCTCGTCGGAGGATTTCGATGCCGCCCTGCGGCGCGAACTGGCGCAGGACACGCTGCTGCCGGGGCGCGAGATCGCGAACCTCGACGCGCGCGGCATTACCCTGGCGGACGGATCGCGGGTCGATGCGCGCGCGGTAATCGATTGCCGGGGCTTCCTGCCGCATGACAGCCTGCGCGGCGGATGGCAGGTCTTCATGGGACGCCACTTGCGCACCGATGCCCCCCACGGGCTGGAACGCCCGGTCATCATGGATGCCGCGGTCGACCAGCTGTCTTCCGGCGGGGCGGGCGGCGGGGCCGATGGCGGCGCATACCGTTTCGTCTACGTCCTGCCGCTGGGCGTGGACGAGCTGTTCGTGGAAGACACCTATTACGACGACAGCCCGGTGCTGGACCGGCGCGCCCTGTCCTCGCGCATCGACGCCTATTGCCGTGAAAACGGCTGGCAAGGCGAGATACTGGGCGGGGAAACGGGCGTCCTGCCGGTCATCACCGGCGGCAGCATTGCAGAATACCAGCAGGCGCATGGCACGCCGGGCGTCGCCAAAGCGGGCGCGGCGGGGCTGATGGTCCACCCGCTCACCAGCTATACCCTGCCCCACGCGGTCGAGACCGCGCTGCTCGTGGCGAACAATGCCGACCTGCCGGGCGACCAGCTGGCCGCCCTGCTCGACGCGCAGGCCCGGCGGGTGTGGAAGCGGACCGGCTTTTACAGGCTGCTGGGCCAGATGCTGTTCGGCGCTGCCCGTCCCGCCCACCGCTACCGCGTCTTCGAGCGCTTCTATCGCCTGCCCGAGCCCCTTATCGAGCGGTTCTATGCAGCGCGCAGCACTTTTGCCGACCGGCTGCGGATACTTTCGGGCCGTCCGCCCGTTCCCGTCATACGCGCCATCGGCGCCCTCCTTTCCTCGCGCGATCCCCTGACTGCGCCACAGCAACAGAAAGACCCGTCTCCATGA
- a CDS encoding S9 family peptidase, which translates to MQTFFKTPRRAAHTVRTVRAALLTASLLVPAAALARPMTAEDVAKLEAVGAVAVSPDGSRVAYTTASLPDVTAGEKDGTTTQELKMAFGPDNARSFLPDDISPSNVKFSPDGRMVSFVWAKDEEDRAVWGIPVDGGAQRKLAEVDGANVLSHEWSPDSGSIYMLAGAAEDEQREEEADAGFVSIVYEEEFRFNRLFRASVGSDVDADPVRIDVPGYVSAVRIAPGGQTAVIDSAPTPVIDDSYTQKRSHVLDLATGTVRTTFETPGKLEDVEISPDGSQVSMIAGVDMNDPAATTLHLGSISDGSYRALNAGAAEAAVDAEWLADGRLAAIIHVGADAMLRIYNADGSVAETVDPGELIPTGMARGGNRLMVWANSPSHPTELYEYANGTFTRWTNHNAWLSDIDMGTQRTVTYTATDGQQVEGILIEPVGGPARGGSPTIMMVHGGPEAHYSNGWLTAYSMPGQMAAGEGYAVFHPNYRGSTGYGVDYAKQHQGNYTDPEFRDIVDAKKHLVAEGITDPDRTGITGGSYGGYASAWGATHYSDEYAAAVMFVGISNQTSKFGTGDIPFEMYNVHSRAWPWDDWQKMLEVSPIYYTDRAKTPLLIMHGLEDTRVDPGQSYELYRFVKIRNPDTPLRMVLYPGEGHGNRKASSRYDYNKRMLRWFDTYLKTGDRDAEMPASRPLLNLGGEDEAGSED; encoded by the coding sequence ATGCAAACATTCTTCAAGACGCCGCGCCGCGCCGCGCACACCGTGCGCACTGTGCGCGCAGCGCTGCTGACCGCCAGCCTGCTGGTCCCGGCCGCCGCCCTCGCCCGCCCGATGACGGCAGAGGACGTGGCGAAGCTGGAAGCGGTCGGCGCCGTCGCCGTGTCGCCCGATGGCAGCCGCGTCGCCTACACCACCGCCAGCCTGCCCGACGTGACAGCCGGGGAAAAGGACGGCACCACGACGCAGGAACTCAAGATGGCCTTCGGGCCGGACAATGCGCGCAGTTTCCTGCCGGACGACATCAGTCCCTCGAACGTGAAGTTCTCCCCCGATGGCCGCATGGTCAGCTTCGTCTGGGCGAAGGATGAAGAAGACCGCGCCGTCTGGGGCATTCCGGTCGATGGCGGCGCGCAGCGCAAGCTGGCCGAGGTCGACGGCGCGAACGTGCTGAGCCACGAATGGTCGCCCGACAGCGGTTCGATCTACATGCTGGCCGGCGCCGCAGAGGACGAACAGCGCGAGGAAGAGGCGGATGCCGGCTTCGTCTCCATCGTCTACGAGGAAGAATTCAGGTTCAACCGCCTGTTCCGCGCATCGGTCGGCAGCGATGTCGACGCCGATCCGGTCCGGATCGACGTGCCGGGCTATGTCAGCGCGGTTCGCATCGCACCGGGCGGACAGACGGCCGTGATCGACAGCGCGCCCACCCCGGTGATCGACGACAGCTACACGCAGAAGCGCAGCCACGTGCTGGACCTCGCCACGGGCACGGTCCGGACCACGTTCGAAACGCCGGGCAAGCTGGAGGATGTCGAGATTTCGCCCGACGGGTCGCAGGTCTCGATGATTGCCGGGGTCGACATGAACGATCCCGCCGCCACGACGCTGCACCTGGGCTCCATCTCCGACGGCAGCTACCGCGCGCTCAATGCGGGCGCGGCGGAGGCTGCGGTCGATGCCGAGTGGCTGGCCGACGGACGGCTGGCCGCGATCATCCATGTCGGCGCCGATGCCATGCTGCGTATCTACAATGCCGATGGCAGCGTCGCGGAAACGGTCGATCCGGGCGAGCTGATCCCGACCGGCATGGCGCGCGGCGGGAACCGGCTGATGGTCTGGGCCAACAGCCCTTCCCACCCGACGGAACTGTATGAATACGCGAACGGGACCTTCACCCGCTGGACCAACCACAATGCGTGGCTGTCGGACATCGACATGGGCACGCAGCGCACGGTGACCTACACCGCGACCGATGGCCAGCAGGTCGAAGGCATCCTGATCGAGCCGGTCGGCGGCCCGGCGCGCGGGGGCAGCCCGACGATCATGATGGTCCATGGCGGGCCGGAAGCGCATTATTCCAATGGCTGGCTGACCGCCTATTCCATGCCGGGCCAGATGGCGGCGGGCGAAGGCTATGCCGTGTTCCACCCGAACTATCGCGGTTCGACCGGCTACGGCGTCGATTATGCCAAGCAGCACCAGGGCAACTACACCGATCCTGAGTTCCGCGACATCGTGGATGCCAAGAAGCACCTCGTCGCCGAAGGCATCACCGATCCGGACCGCACCGGCATCACCGGGGGCTCCTATGGCGGCTATGCCAGCGCATGGGGCGCGACGCATTATTCGGACGAATATGCCGCTGCCGTTATGTTCGTCGGCATTTCCAACCAGACCAGCAAGTTCGGCACGGGCGACATCCCGTTCGAGATGTACAATGTTCACAGCCGCGCGTGGCCGTGGGACGACTGGCAGAAGATGCTGGAAGTCAGCCCGATCTATTACACCGACCGGGCCAAGACCCCGCTGCTGATCATGCACGGGCTGGAGGATACGCGCGTCGATCCGGGCCAGAGTTACGAGCTTTACCGCTTCGTGAAGATCCGCAATCCCGACACGCCGCTGCGCATGGTGCTGTATCCGGGCGAAGGGCACGGCAATCGCAAGGCATCCAGCCGTTATGACTACAACAAGCGGATGCTGCGCTGGTTCGACACCTATCTGAAGACCGGCGACCGCGATGCGGAAATGCCTGCCAGTCGCCCGCTCCTGAACCTCGGCGGCGAGGACGAGGCGGGCAGCGAGGACTGA
- a CDS encoding amidohydrolase family protein, which translates to MNFTAIMLAGVATLAMAAPALADTTIIHAGAVLDSADGELSGPATITVTDGRIVSITDGFAPVPDGADRVHLPDHTVLPGLIDLHTHLSGDPSGEFWRAATTPPEWNVLVAAKNARVTARAGFTTVRDLGSRTDQVTQMLRRATEEGMMPGPRVVTSARTIAIVGGHGDTNGFRRGVGEMLASDFTCTGAVECAETVRTASKYGADLIKITATGGVLSQQGRGLEAHFSDAEMKSIVDTAETLGLKVAAHAHGARGIEAAARAGVQTIEHGTYIDEQAGRVMREQGTILIPTLMALKGVSENLGTGFYTPVVEEKIRQVSSYMGTLVSRARDYGVKVAFGTDAGVFPHGRNAEEFALLREQGLTNREALASATTAAAEVIGLENEIGRLAPGYSADIIAVEGNPLTDVTVLENVDWTMVRGRVID; encoded by the coding sequence ATGAATTTCACCGCGATCATGCTGGCAGGGGTGGCCACGCTGGCAATGGCAGCGCCCGCGCTGGCAGATACGACCATCATCCACGCCGGCGCCGTGCTGGACAGCGCGGACGGGGAATTGAGCGGTCCCGCCACGATCACGGTGACGGACGGGCGCATCGTTTCCATTACCGACGGATTTGCGCCGGTGCCGGACGGTGCGGACCGGGTGCACCTGCCGGATCATACCGTGCTGCCCGGCCTCATCGACCTTCATACGCACCTGTCGGGCGATCCCAGCGGCGAGTTCTGGCGCGCCGCCACCACGCCGCCCGAATGGAACGTGCTGGTCGCGGCGAAGAATGCGCGCGTCACGGCGCGCGCCGGCTTCACCACCGTGCGCGACCTCGGCTCGCGCACCGACCAGGTCACCCAGATGCTGCGCCGTGCGACGGAGGAAGGCATGATGCCGGGCCCGCGCGTCGTCACCTCGGCCCGAACCATCGCCATCGTCGGCGGACATGGCGACACCAACGGCTTCCGCCGCGGAGTTGGGGAAATGCTGGCGAGCGATTTCACCTGCACCGGCGCGGTCGAATGCGCCGAAACCGTGCGCACCGCATCGAAATACGGCGCCGACCTCATCAAGATCACCGCGACCGGCGGCGTGCTGAGCCAGCAGGGCCGCGGTCTGGAAGCGCATTTTTCCGACGCCGAGATGAAATCCATCGTCGATACCGCCGAAACGCTGGGCCTGAAGGTCGCCGCCCACGCCCACGGTGCACGCGGGATCGAGGCTGCCGCGAGGGCCGGCGTGCAGACGATCGAGCACGGGACCTATATCGACGAACAGGCCGGGCGCGTCATGCGCGAGCAGGGCACGATCCTGATCCCCACTTTGATGGCACTGAAAGGCGTGTCGGAAAATCTCGGCACGGGCTTCTACACCCCGGTGGTGGAGGAAAAGATCCGGCAGGTATCGAGCTATATGGGCACGCTGGTCAGCCGCGCGCGCGATTACGGCGTGAAGGTCGCTTTCGGGACGGATGCGGGCGTTTTCCCCCACGGACGCAATGCAGAGGAATTCGCCCTGCTGCGCGAACAGGGCCTGACCAACCGCGAGGCTCTGGCCAGCGCGACCACCGCCGCGGCCGAGGTCATCGGGCTGGAAAACGAGATCGGGCGGCTCGCACCCGGCTATTCCGCCGACATCATCGCGGTGGAGGGCAATCCGCTGACAGACGTGACCGTGCTGGAAAATGTCGACTGGACGATGGTGCGCGGGCGCGTGATCGACTGA
- a CDS encoding phytoene/squalene synthase family protein yields the protein MSQNRRLLNDLKVAPVAAGGGRNRDALVEKAHETISEGSHSFAMASSLFDKTTRERVWLLYAWCRRCDDLADGQDMGGQLGNQAGIEDRVQAVRVLTRRALEGQPTADPAFDALGQVAAETGLSKDMTDDVIAGFAMDAGDFQPRTEKDVLRYCYHVAGAVGVMMARVMNAPDDSFVYDRACDLGIAFQLSNIARDIVEDAEAGRCYLPAEWLAEADLEPGRHAAPENRFALAAVSARLVGLMETYEQAARCGAQRLRFRNRWAIYSAARIYGAIGRKVRRQGQLAWNNRVRVSRLAKIGHVIAGFGEAVVNRPVPPRDWPEYTRPDLQPIRGW from the coding sequence TTGAGCCAGAACCGCCGCCTCCTCAATGACCTGAAGGTCGCACCCGTTGCCGCAGGCGGCGGCAGGAACCGCGATGCGCTGGTGGAAAAGGCGCATGAGACCATTTCCGAAGGTTCGCACAGCTTCGCGATGGCGTCCTCGCTGTTCGACAAGACGACGCGCGAGAGGGTCTGGCTGCTCTACGCATGGTGCCGCCGCTGCGACGACCTGGCCGACGGGCAGGACATGGGCGGCCAGCTGGGCAACCAGGCCGGGATCGAAGACCGCGTGCAGGCGGTGCGCGTCCTTACCCGCCGCGCCCTGGAAGGCCAGCCGACCGCCGATCCGGCGTTCGACGCGTTGGGGCAGGTTGCCGCCGAAACCGGCCTGTCCAAGGACATGACCGACGATGTGATTGCCGGTTTCGCGATGGATGCGGGCGATTTCCAGCCGCGCACGGAAAAGGACGTGCTGCGCTATTGCTACCATGTCGCAGGCGCGGTCGGCGTGATGATGGCGCGGGTGATGAATGCGCCCGACGACAGCTTCGTCTACGACCGCGCATGCGACCTTGGGATTGCCTTCCAGCTATCCAATATCGCGCGCGACATCGTGGAGGATGCGGAGGCCGGACGCTGTTACCTGCCCGCCGAATGGCTGGCGGAGGCGGACCTGGAGCCGGGCCGCCACGCCGCGCCGGAGAACCGCTTCGCCCTTGCCGCGGTTAGTGCGCGGCTGGTCGGGCTGATGGAAACGTACGAACAGGCGGCCCGCTGCGGGGCGCAGCGCCTGCGGTTCCGCAACCGCTGGGCGATCTATTCCGCCGCGCGCATCTATGGCGCGATCGGTCGCAAGGTGCGCCGCCAGGGGCAATTGGCGTGGAATAACCGCGTTCGGGTCTCGCGCTTGGCGAAGATCGGCCATGTCATCGCCGGCTTTGGCGAAGCGGTGGTCAACCGCCCCGTCCCGCCTCGCGACTGGCCGGAATATACGCGGCCCGATCTGCAGCCGATCCGGGGCTGGTAA